Proteins from a genomic interval of Chroococcidiopsis thermalis PCC 7203:
- a CDS encoding nucleotidyltransferase family protein: MATYNYNPQQEVIGLLPAGGQATRISPLPCSKELYPIGFRSQVDGSLRPKVVSHYLLEKMQTAGIRKAFFLLRPGKWDIPAYFGDGDIVGLDLGYLVVGLPFGVPYTLDRAYPFVKDAAIAIGFPDILFQPDDTYKRLLTRLYAGNADVAINLLPFEHSHKGGMVDFDERGRVRQIIEKPAQSELQYSWCAAVWKPSFTEFLHQFVAKLEIERQNNSSPPREVPIGDVFQAAIDAGLQVEAEICDRQPYLDIGTPADLQRAIRYLTSEEM; encoded by the coding sequence ATGGCAACTTATAACTACAATCCACAGCAGGAAGTCATCGGGCTGTTACCAGCAGGGGGACAAGCAACCCGCATTTCTCCCTTGCCTTGTAGCAAGGAATTGTATCCGATTGGCTTTCGCTCTCAAGTAGATGGTAGCCTGCGTCCCAAAGTTGTATCTCATTACTTGCTGGAAAAGATGCAAACGGCAGGGATTCGGAAGGCTTTCTTTCTCCTACGCCCTGGAAAATGGGATATTCCTGCCTATTTTGGCGATGGCGACATCGTAGGTTTGGATTTAGGCTATCTGGTAGTCGGTTTACCCTTTGGCGTGCCATATACCCTCGATCGCGCGTATCCTTTTGTTAAAGATGCAGCGATCGCGATCGGGTTTCCCGATATTCTCTTTCAACCAGATGATACATACAAACGTTTGCTGACAAGGCTTTATGCTGGCAATGCAGATGTAGCAATCAACTTGCTACCCTTCGAGCATTCGCACAAAGGTGGTATGGTAGACTTCGACGAGCGAGGACGGGTACGACAAATTATTGAAAAACCCGCCCAAAGTGAATTGCAATACAGCTGGTGTGCGGCTGTCTGGAAACCAAGTTTTACAGAGTTTCTCCATCAATTTGTTGCTAAGTTAGAAATAGAGCGACAGAATAATTCTTCTCCACCCCGCGAAGTTCCGATTGGAGATGTTTTTCAAGCAGCAATTGATGCTGGTTTGCAAGTAGAAGCAGAAATCTGCGATCGCCAACCGTACTTAGATATCGGTACTCCAGCAGATTTACAGCGAGCCATACGCTACTTAACATCTGAGGAAATGTAG
- a CDS encoding lipopolysaccharide biosynthesis protein — protein sequence MKAIRSRVQWVLNGRSSTAATLQTVMARILVLAANMGTGIITSRALEPQGRGEYNAIALWPQFLAYLLMLGLPSAIQYNFKRHPEKESELFSAALGLSMVLGLFAMTLGIVFMPRFLPQYSADVIRFAQWYMILAPIVLLTEIFFSILEANQEFTFVNQLRSLQPLFTLAILGALALTEWLTPLTAALAYSIPGLPLFFWMWRYLWQRFHPRWKGLGSAYRLLVGYGIRAYGMNLLGTLAEKIDQALVVTMLSPASMGLYTLALSVSRMLGLFHSSTITVLLPKIAARPIEEVVALTGRAVRVSTAVTVVVALAVSIPIPFLIQLLYGDKFVEAVGVFRILSAEIAIGGAAWVLAQAFMAVGRPGALTVVEAISVLVTVPLLLILIPIYGLEGAGWSLLISTIFRLVCLLAGYPLLLKVRPPSLIATRNDIDFLRQVFFHQ from the coding sequence ATGAAAGCAATCAGAAGTCGAGTTCAGTGGGTTTTGAACGGACGTAGCTCTACTGCTGCGACTTTGCAGACAGTCATGGCAAGGATACTCGTGCTAGCCGCCAACATGGGAACTGGAATCATTACATCTAGAGCTTTGGAGCCGCAAGGAAGAGGAGAATATAATGCGATCGCCCTTTGGCCTCAGTTTTTAGCTTACCTCTTAATGTTGGGTTTACCATCCGCCATACAATACAACTTCAAGCGTCACCCAGAAAAAGAATCGGAACTTTTTTCAGCAGCTCTCGGATTGAGCATGGTACTGGGTTTGTTTGCCATGACGCTCGGCATCGTATTCATGCCAAGGTTCCTTCCACAGTACTCGGCAGATGTGATTCGCTTTGCCCAATGGTACATGATCCTAGCTCCGATCGTCCTTTTAACAGAAATTTTTTTCTCAATCCTAGAAGCAAACCAAGAATTTACCTTTGTCAATCAACTTCGTTCCCTACAACCATTATTTACTCTAGCTATTTTGGGCGCATTAGCGTTGACCGAGTGGCTGACTCCTTTGACGGCTGCTCTAGCCTACAGCATTCCTGGGTTACCTCTATTTTTTTGGATGTGGAGATACTTATGGCAGCGCTTTCACCCCCGTTGGAAAGGGTTAGGCAGTGCCTATCGATTGCTAGTCGGTTACGGCATTCGTGCTTATGGCATGAACTTACTGGGAACTCTAGCCGAGAAGATCGATCAAGCATTAGTGGTGACTATGCTATCTCCTGCTTCGATGGGTCTGTATACGCTAGCTTTGAGTGTCTCTCGAATGCTGGGTTTATTCCACAGTTCGACGATTACCGTCTTGCTACCCAAAATTGCCGCACGTCCGATTGAAGAGGTAGTGGCTTTAACGGGACGAGCAGTCCGTGTCAGTACGGCTGTCACTGTAGTCGTTGCCCTAGCGGTTTCAATCCCAATTCCTTTTTTGATTCAATTGCTTTATGGTGACAAATTTGTCGAGGCTGTTGGTGTTTTTCGCATTCTCAGCGCAGAGATCGCGATTGGAGGCGCAGCTTGGGTTTTGGCTCAAGCTTTTATGGCTGTAGGTAGACCAGGAGCGCTGACGGTTGTAGAAGCAATCAGCGTGTTGGTGACTGTACCCCTTTTGTTAATACTCATTCCCATCTACGGATTAGAAGGTGCGGGCTGGTCATTGTTAATTTCGACTATCTTTCGCCTAGTTTGCTTGCTTGCCGGCTACCCACTACTCTTGAAAGTACGTCCTCCCAGTTTGATTGCGACTAGAAATGATATAGATTTTTTACGGCAGGTATTTTTCCATCAGTGA
- the hepC gene encoding heterocyst development glycosyltransferase HepC translates to MSTSKAGIMPNSSTIERERQTNQILRYKLRWRQQYLVVNLASTRKMYLSSLDSQEWLVDRLKLSSLKGVCLDPNLGEAEIELWADACAQTNKTAFLRLPPQLKRAKRQNLMGGRLQELLDRAIAALLILLLSPALLALLCISCWRSPNPFTCDRQWYVSQQGKLFRLYKFQLIATANSRLRENDAQHESKSLLERYGRFRLEDVDRWLRKYHFDRLPKLFNALRGEIGIVERRYLTLEQLVRLSLDKKALDKKQLLEARHQEPQSERSIEKLHSV, encoded by the coding sequence ATGTCAACATCTAAAGCTGGAATTATGCCTAATAGCTCTACTATCGAGCGAGAGCGCCAAACTAATCAAATTTTGCGCTATAAACTGAGGTGGCGACAACAATATCTGGTTGTAAATTTAGCATCAACAAGAAAAATGTATCTCTCTAGCCTTGACAGTCAGGAATGGTTAGTAGACCGTTTAAAGCTGTCATCATTAAAGGGAGTATGCCTCGATCCCAATCTTGGGGAGGCAGAGATCGAACTATGGGCTGATGCGTGCGCTCAAACAAACAAAACAGCATTTCTGCGCTTACCACCTCAACTCAAAAGAGCAAAGCGACAAAATCTGATGGGTGGGAGATTGCAAGAGCTGCTCGACCGAGCGATCGCGGCTCTGTTAATTTTATTGCTCAGTCCTGCACTACTCGCATTGCTCTGCATATCCTGCTGGCGATCGCCAAACCCATTCACCTGCGATCGGCAGTGGTACGTGAGCCAGCAAGGTAAGCTATTCAGACTATACAAATTTCAATTAATCGCAACAGCCAATTCTAGACTACGAGAAAACGACGCACAGCACGAGTCAAAAAGTCTGCTGGAGCGTTACGGACGCTTTCGACTCGAAGATGTGGATCGATGGCTGCGTAAATATCATTTCGATAGACTGCCGAAGCTATTCAATGCTTTGCGAGGAGAGATCGGGATTGTCGAACGACGCTATCTGACTTTGGAGCAGTTGGTAAGGCTGAGTTTAGACAAAAAAGCACTTGACAAAAAGCAACTTTTAGAAGCGCGACACCAAGAACCACAGTCCGAACGCAGCATAGAAAAACTGCACTCGGTATGA
- a CDS encoding DUF4910 domain-containing protein has product MVQVSPSIHNLSSLRKSLNSNEIGRQIYQTISRLYPICRSITGNGVRETLKILQEHIPLEIAEIPTGTEVFDWTIPKEWNIKDAYIKNSRGEKIVDFQECNLHVVNYSVPVHKTVSLSELKAHLHTLPEYPDRIPYRTSYYKETWGFCLSHTQFLSLEEEEYEICIESSLEPGYLTYGEYYLPGETREEILISCHTCHPSLCNDNLSGISLATLLAKHLSQIQQRRYSYRFLFIPGTIGSVTWLALNEQNVNKIAHGLVVTGVGDAGKYTYKRSRRGDTQIDRAAIHVMQHSGSEYQVIDFFPYGYDERQYCSPGFNLPVGCFMRSSHGQYSEYHTSADNLSFVQPEYLGDSFAKFLSILHVLENNRTYLNQNPKCEPRLGKRGLYRAVGGHAEEQVNELALLWVLNLSDGEYSLLDIAERSQLSFDVIKQAADALAGCELLKAKPEPVMKA; this is encoded by the coding sequence ATGGTTCAAGTTAGTCCGAGCATTCATAATTTATCTTCTTTAAGGAAATCCCTCAACTCAAACGAGATAGGACGACAAATTTATCAAACGATCTCTCGGTTATATCCAATTTGTCGTAGTATTACAGGCAATGGAGTCCGAGAAACCCTAAAAATTCTTCAAGAACACATTCCTCTAGAAATAGCAGAAATTCCTACAGGTACGGAAGTCTTTGACTGGACAATACCAAAAGAATGGAATATTAAAGATGCATATATCAAAAACTCAAGAGGTGAGAAGATCGTAGATTTTCAGGAATGCAATTTGCACGTTGTGAACTATAGCGTTCCCGTACATAAAACTGTCAGCTTATCTGAATTAAAAGCACATTTACATACGCTCCCAGAATATCCCGATCGCATTCCATATCGAACTTCTTACTACAAAGAAACTTGGGGATTTTGCTTAAGTCACACACAATTTTTATCGCTGGAAGAGGAAGAATACGAAATTTGTATCGAGTCGAGTTTAGAACCTGGGTATTTGACTTATGGCGAATATTATTTACCAGGCGAAACGCGAGAAGAAATTTTAATTTCCTGCCATACCTGCCATCCATCTTTATGTAACGATAATCTTTCCGGTATCTCATTAGCTACATTATTAGCTAAACACCTCAGTCAAATTCAACAACGAAGGTACTCTTATAGATTTCTGTTTATTCCAGGTACGATTGGTTCCGTGACCTGGTTGGCTTTAAACGAGCAAAATGTCAATAAAATTGCTCACGGTTTAGTTGTTACTGGCGTAGGTGACGCAGGAAAATATACTTATAAAAGAAGTCGCCGGGGTGATACGCAGATAGATCGAGCTGCAATCCACGTCATGCAACACTCTGGTTCGGAATATCAAGTTATTGACTTTTTTCCCTACGGCTACGACGAACGGCAATATTGTTCTCCTGGGTTTAATTTGCCAGTAGGTTGTTTCATGCGATCCTCCCACGGTCAGTATTCTGAATATCATACTTCCGCAGATAATTTGAGCTTCGTGCAGCCCGAGTATTTAGGTGATTCGTTTGCCAAATTTTTGTCAATTTTGCACGTATTAGAAAATAATCGCACTTACTTAAATCAAAATCCTAAATGCGAACCACGCCTCGGTAAAAGAGGACTGTACAGAGCTGTAGGCGGTCATGCAGAAGAACAAGTGAATGAGCTAGCTTTGTTATGGGTTCTCAACTTATCTGATGGCGAATACAGTTTATTAGACATAGCCGAGCGATCGCAACTCAGTTTTGATGTCATCAAGCAAGCAGCAGATGCTCTAGCGGGCTGCGAACTGTTGAAAGCTAAGCCAGAACCAGTTATGAAAGCATAA
- a CDS encoding glycosyltransferase: protein MYADTAHIIFHNAAECNRLYALQQRRGITLRNNRFELPNKGVEYADCTIVLGNEFTINTFKYARKPIYRVPISTTEIYPFPEEKDFATCCQRFLWFGSNGAVHKGLDLVLEAFAEMPDCHLTICGPVSKELDFEKAFYKELYHTPNIHTYGWIDVSSSDFVKIANSCLGIIYPSCSEGGGGCVITCMHAGLIPIVTYEASVDVRDDYGVILKEASIAEIKKEIQKISSLPPADLKAMARRSWEFVRANHTREKYSQEYRRVITEIIDNFGKSKDLN, encoded by the coding sequence TTGTACGCTGATACAGCCCATATCATATTTCATAACGCGGCGGAGTGCAATCGATTATATGCCTTGCAACAAAGAAGAGGTATAACTTTACGCAATAACAGGTTTGAGCTACCGAATAAAGGAGTTGAGTACGCGGACTGTACTATTGTTTTAGGAAATGAATTTACGATTAATACCTTTAAATATGCTCGCAAACCGATATATCGCGTGCCAATTTCGACAACTGAAATTTATCCATTTCCCGAAGAGAAAGATTTTGCTACTTGTTGCCAGCGTTTTTTATGGTTTGGTAGTAATGGAGCAGTTCATAAAGGATTAGATCTAGTTTTAGAAGCTTTTGCAGAAATGCCAGATTGCCACTTAACTATCTGCGGTCCAGTTAGCAAAGAATTAGATTTTGAAAAAGCCTTTTATAAAGAACTTTATCATACTCCTAATATTCATACTTATGGATGGATTGATGTTAGTAGTTCTGACTTTGTAAAAATTGCTAATTCTTGTCTTGGCATTATTTATCCTTCATGTTCTGAAGGTGGCGGCGGTTGTGTAATTACCTGTATGCACGCTGGTTTAATCCCAATTGTGACTTACGAAGCTAGTGTAGATGTCAGAGATGATTATGGAGTTATTTTAAAAGAAGCTTCCATAGCAGAGATTAAAAAAGAGATTCAGAAAATCTCTAGCCTACCTCCAGCAGACTTAAAGGCAATGGCACGGCGATCGTGGGAATTTGTGAGGGCAAATCATACACGAGAGAAGTATTCTCAAGAATATCGTAGGGTAATAACAGAAATTATTGATAATTTTGGAAAATCTAAAGATTTAAATTAA
- a CDS encoding glycosyltransferase family 4 protein: MISDRLPKQDNSVATPARIDCVGMGWFPHAPGGLDRYVYELTHHLAAAGDRVTLYGLGLPILDNSAVELVNLAAPDRPLWKRLWSTRCNFAERQLQKPDAINLNFALYSLPLLQNLPKNVPVTFTFHGPWALESAQEGGSQLSVLLKQHLVEKTVYRRCDRFIVLSRAFGEILHQTYQVPWHKINTIPGGVDLQRFQPNLSRQQARTHLNFPSERLILFAPRRLVHRMGLDKLLLALAQIKPKIPDVWLAIAGKGPLKPVLEQQVAEMELQEHVKFLGFLPDEQLPIAYQAADLCVMPSQSLEGFGLTVLESLACGTPVLCTPIGGMPEILAPFSPELITDTSEATAIAWRLAELLTDPSSLPSRDACRQYAATHFDWQKIVLQVRQVLLR, from the coding sequence ATGATATCAGATCGTTTGCCAAAACAAGATAACTCTGTAGCTACACCTGCACGTATTGACTGCGTTGGTATGGGGTGGTTTCCGCACGCGCCAGGAGGACTAGACCGCTACGTATACGAACTAACGCATCATCTAGCTGCGGCAGGCGATCGCGTTACCCTATATGGTCTGGGTTTGCCAATACTAGATAACTCAGCAGTAGAGTTAGTCAATTTAGCTGCACCCGACCGTCCCCTCTGGAAGCGATTGTGGTCAACCCGTTGCAACTTTGCCGAGCGGCAACTGCAAAAACCAGATGCAATTAACCTAAATTTCGCGCTGTACAGTTTGCCATTGTTGCAGAACTTACCTAAGAACGTACCAGTGACGTTTACTTTTCACGGTCCCTGGGCATTAGAAAGCGCTCAGGAAGGCGGCAGTCAACTGAGCGTGTTGCTAAAACAGCACTTGGTAGAAAAAACGGTTTATCGTCGTTGCGATCGCTTTATCGTTCTCAGCCGTGCCTTTGGCGAGATTTTGCATCAAACATATCAAGTTCCGTGGCACAAAATTAATACCATTCCAGGTGGGGTTGACTTACAACGCTTTCAGCCCAACTTATCGCGGCAACAAGCTCGGACACATTTAAACTTTCCTTCAGAACGATTGATTCTATTCGCGCCCCGTCGCTTGGTTCACCGCATGGGTTTAGACAAGTTACTGCTAGCCCTGGCACAAATCAAGCCAAAAATTCCTGATGTCTGGTTGGCTATAGCTGGTAAAGGACCGCTCAAACCAGTTTTAGAACAACAAGTCGCAGAGATGGAACTACAAGAACACGTAAAATTTCTAGGTTTTTTACCAGACGAGCAATTACCGATTGCTTACCAAGCAGCAGATCTTTGTGTCATGCCCAGCCAATCATTGGAAGGTTTTGGTTTAACAGTTTTAGAATCTCTTGCTTGCGGTACTCCCGTGTTATGTACTCCTATAGGCGGAATGCCAGAAATTTTAGCTCCGTTTTCACCAGAATTAATTACTGATACAAGCGAGGCAACTGCGATCGCTTGGAGATTAGCGGAATTACTGACCGACCCGAGTTCGTTACCTTCTAGAGATGCTTGTCGGCAGTATGCTGCAACTCATTTTGATTGGCAGAAAATTGTATTACAAGTGCGCCAAGTCTTGTTAAGATAA
- a CDS encoding PIG-L deacetylase family protein → MTSKQRVQELINRLKVIVGLHLRNLTSYLLFLWIVARKSKPLAPSQKSAIVFAPHQDDETLGCGGAIALKRQQGVPVKVVFMTDGRYGFLDRMETAEVISLRKKEAQAALDALGVADSEIIFLDQIDGTLASLTSESRQNLVEQIVQLLQKTTPGEVYVPHRKDVHADHEATYDLVQTAIAQSGMQIELLQYPIWIFWQNPLSFQLQGRDLDGAYRLPINSVRDRKHQAIETYQSQIPGLSRGFLRRFFSPYELFFKQ, encoded by the coding sequence ATGACTAGTAAACAAAGAGTACAAGAACTTATCAATAGGCTAAAAGTTATTGTTGGCTTGCACCTCAGAAATCTAACTTCTTATTTATTATTTTTATGGATTGTGGCGAGGAAAAGCAAACCTTTAGCGCCCAGCCAGAAATCGGCAATTGTTTTTGCTCCTCACCAAGATGATGAAACTTTAGGCTGTGGTGGCGCGATCGCCCTCAAACGGCAGCAGGGAGTCCCAGTGAAAGTCGTGTTTATGACTGACGGGCGCTATGGTTTCCTCGATCGTATGGAAACGGCAGAAGTTATCAGCTTGCGTAAAAAAGAAGCTCAGGCTGCGCTTGATGCTCTTGGGGTTGCTGATTCAGAGATTATTTTTCTCGACCAAATCGACGGGACTTTGGCTAGCTTGACCAGTGAATCGCGCCAAAATTTAGTCGAGCAAATCGTTCAGTTGTTACAGAAAACTACGCCAGGAGAAGTGTACGTTCCTCATCGCAAAGATGTTCACGCCGATCATGAAGCAACTTACGATCTAGTCCAGACTGCGATCGCCCAGTCTGGAATGCAGATAGAGCTACTACAATATCCCATTTGGATCTTCTGGCAAAATCCTCTGTCATTTCAACTTCAGGGGAGAGATCTCGACGGCGCTTATCGACTACCGATTAATTCCGTTCGCGATCGAAAACATCAAGCTATAGAAACTTATCAATCGCAGATTCCCGGTCTCAGTCGTGGTTTCTTACGACGATTTTTTTCGCCATACGAATTATTTTTCAAACAATAA
- a CDS encoding NAD-dependent epimerase/dehydratase family protein gives MSQSDCDLDYDKEDESIAQIVEVKMSEALAELSGKKILVTGASGFLGSHLCDRLCQNGAEVHAISRTERTTDRELLHWWQGNVEDLEVVQNLFQTIQPQIVFHLSGLITGVAGLELVLPTFHSLVVSTVNILTVATQMQCDRIVTIGSLEEPEPKQGEIAPISPYSAAKWASVAYSRMFHHLYQTPVVLVRPFMTYGPRQPIHKIIPSVTLSLLQGEAPKLASGTREVDWIYVDDVIDGMLAAARVPGVEGYTFDLGSGNLVSIRSLVEQLTQIINPQIEPLFGALPDRPVEKVRVANITLTSDKLGWQPRIALETGLVSTVDWFRQQSKAERT, from the coding sequence ATGAGTCAATCTGACTGCGATCTAGACTATGACAAAGAAGATGAATCTATTGCCCAAATAGTTGAAGTTAAGATGAGTGAAGCGCTGGCGGAATTATCGGGAAAGAAAATTTTAGTCACGGGTGCGAGTGGATTTTTGGGTTCTCATTTGTGCGATCGCCTATGTCAAAATGGTGCGGAAGTTCACGCTATTTCTCGCACAGAACGCACGACAGATCGTGAATTACTGCATTGGTGGCAAGGCAATGTGGAAGATTTAGAAGTCGTGCAAAATCTATTTCAGACAATTCAGCCCCAGATAGTCTTTCATTTATCTGGGCTGATTACTGGTGTTGCTGGTTTAGAGTTGGTGTTGCCCACATTTCACAGCTTAGTAGTGAGTACTGTCAATATCTTGACAGTTGCGACTCAAATGCAGTGCGATCGCATAGTCACGATCGGCTCGTTAGAGGAACCAGAACCAAAACAAGGTGAAATTGCGCCAATTTCACCCTATTCTGCTGCTAAGTGGGCTAGTGTTGCTTACAGCCGGATGTTTCACCATCTTTACCAAACACCTGTAGTTCTGGTGCGCCCGTTTATGACCTACGGACCCAGGCAACCCATTCATAAAATTATTCCTTCCGTTACCCTATCTCTACTCCAAGGCGAAGCTCCCAAGCTAGCCAGTGGTACGCGAGAAGTTGACTGGATCTACGTTGATGATGTGATTGACGGTATGCTAGCGGCAGCAAGAGTACCTGGAGTTGAAGGATACACTTTCGATCTAGGTTCGGGTAACTTAGTTTCTATTCGTTCGCTTGTAGAACAACTGACGCAAATAATTAATCCACAAATAGAACCTTTGTTTGGTGCTTTACCCGACCGACCAGTAGAAAAAGTGCGAGTAGCAAACATAACCTTGACTTCAGATAAATTAGGCTGGCAGCCGAGAATTGCTCTAGAAACAGGCTTAGTTTCTACAGTTGATTGGTTTCGTCAGCAGTCAAAAGCCGAGCGCACTTAA
- a CDS encoding glycosyltransferase family 2 protein, with the protein MSTNITAPESLVSVIIPTYNRPEYLRKAIASAVRQTYRNIEIVVSDDCSPDNPQAIIDEFQDSRIRLRRNPQNLGIALNVTSAFKEAQGKYVASLNDDDLWNEDYLAKLVPYLDANPDLVVAFCDHYVIDSEDKIDYLKTEENTRYWQRSRLKEGVYQPFYELSVVDQSVFIALATVIRRDAIDWDSIPLEVGLFWDLYLAYLACRSGKGAYYYPERLTRYRIHPQSETQISGKKNVQAKIRTGKAGIFCYEQFIADKRLQQFRPYFRAKLAQSHTTLGIGLMRSGQIAAARPHFWKAIQYQLNLRSVAALTLSFTPGSIVKLLKV; encoded by the coding sequence ATGTCTACTAATATAACAGCGCCAGAATCGTTAGTTAGTGTTATTATTCCTACCTACAATCGCCCAGAATACTTGAGAAAAGCGATCGCGAGTGCGGTACGCCAAACATATCGGAATATCGAAATCGTCGTATCTGACGATTGCAGTCCTGACAATCCTCAAGCAATTATTGACGAGTTTCAAGACTCCCGAATTCGGTTACGCCGCAATCCACAGAACTTAGGCATTGCATTAAATGTCACGAGTGCATTTAAAGAAGCACAAGGCAAGTATGTTGCGAGTTTAAATGATGACGATCTGTGGAATGAAGATTATTTAGCAAAACTCGTACCGTATCTCGATGCTAATCCAGATTTGGTTGTCGCTTTTTGCGATCATTACGTGATTGACTCAGAGGATAAAATCGATTATCTAAAAACTGAGGAAAATACGCGGTATTGGCAGCGATCGCGGCTTAAAGAAGGAGTTTATCAACCTTTTTACGAGTTGAGTGTGGTCGATCAGTCCGTATTCATCGCCCTAGCAACTGTCATCCGTAGAGATGCGATCGATTGGGATAGCATCCCGCTGGAAGTAGGATTGTTTTGGGATCTCTACTTGGCGTATCTTGCTTGTCGATCTGGTAAGGGTGCTTACTACTATCCCGAAAGATTGACGCGCTACCGCATTCACCCCCAATCAGAGACGCAAATCAGCGGCAAAAAAAACGTGCAGGCGAAGATTCGCACGGGTAAAGCAGGAATTTTTTGTTACGAGCAATTCATCGCAGATAAGCGTTTACAACAATTTCGCCCGTATTTTAGAGCCAAATTAGCACAATCTCACACGACTTTGGGAATTGGTCTGATGCGGTCTGGACAAATTGCGGCAGCACGCCCCCATTTCTGGAAAGCAATCCAATACCA